Proteins encoded by one window of Cheilinus undulatus linkage group 13, ASM1832078v1, whole genome shotgun sequence:
- the LOC121520730 gene encoding transcription factor AP-1-like, protein MSKKMEATFYEEAVNASNSQHEGTAAVYGFNPKTLKQTMTLNLNDPKNFKPQLSAKALDILTSPDVGLLKLASPELERLIIQSCNGLTTPTPTQFICPKNITDEQEGFAEGFARALAELHYHQQTPAVHPDAQTGASSSMASGAAAPESGGIPYSCTVRTDPPEYTNLGTFPRAVSSASAPANERLPPMSYPSAPQPSHSHMDHQLAAAQHSRLHALKEEPQTVPEMSGDTPPLSPIDMEDQERIKAERKRMRNRVAASKCRKRKLERISRLEDRVKNLKSQNTELVSSANVLRDELALLKQKVMDHVNSGCQLILTQQLQAF, encoded by the coding sequence ATGTCCAAGAAAATGGAGGCGACTTTCTACGAAGAAGCTGTGAACGCCTCAAACTCCCAGCATGAAGGGACAGCGGCGGTGTACGGCTTCAACCCCAAAACCCTCAAACAGACCATGACTCTGAACCTTAACGACCCAAAAAACTTCAAACCCCAGCTGAGCGCAAAGGCCCTGGACATCCTCACGTCCCCTGATGTGGGGCTGCTGAAGCTGGCCTCCCCGGAGCTGGAGAGACTCATCATCCAGTCCTGCAACGGGCTCACGACCCCCACCCCGACCCAGTTCATCTGTCCCAAGAACATCACGGACGAGCAGGAGGGGTTTGCTGAGGGTTTTGCGAGGGCTCTAGCTGAACTGCACTACCACCAGCAGACGCCTGCCGTGCACCCTGACGCACAGACCGGCGCGAGCAGCAGCATGGCATCCGGCGCTGCTGCGCCCGAGAGCGGGGGGATTCCCTACAGCTGCACGGTGCGCACTGACCCGCCCGAGTACACAAACTTAGGCACTTTCCCCCGAGCTGTAAGCTCCGCGTCTGCACCTGCCAACGAGAGACTCCCACCTATGAGCTACCCATCCGCCCCACAGCCGTCCCATAGCCACATGGACCACCAGCTCGCAGCTGCGCAGCACTCGCGACTCCATGCGCTCAAAGAGGAGCCGCAGACTGTCCCCGAGATGTCCGGAGACACCCCGCCGCTGTCCCCCATCGACATGGAGGATCAGGAGCGCATCAAAGCAGAGAGGAAACGCATGAGGAATAGGGTGGCTGCGTCTAAATGCCGGAAAAGGAAGCTGGAGAGGATCTCCAGGCTGGAGGACAGGGTCAAAAACCTGAAGAGCCAAAACACGGAACTGGTTTCCTCCGCCAACGTGCTCCGAGACGAGCTGGCTCTGCTCAAGCAAAAGGTCATGGACCACGTTAACAGCGGCTGCCAGCTCATTTTGACGCAGCAGCTCCAGGCTTTCTAG
- the fggy gene encoding FGGY carbohydrate kinase domain-containing protein, translating into MAEVYYVGVDVGTASVRAALVTRTGLLKSTAEEPISIWEPQSDHYVQSSSEIWDRVCTVVQRVTQDVERSQVRGIGFDATCSLVVLDQSFQPVPVNEHGDRQRNVVMWMDHRAEEQAARITNTSHRVLSRVGGVMSPEMQPPKLLWLKENLRESCWNKAAHFFDLPDFLSWKATGSLTRSLCTLVCKWTYCPPEGWDTSFWTSIGLEDLLENSCSRIGSLTCSPGSPLGDGLTQEAAADLGLDPGTAVGASLIDAHAGGLGVIGADVKGFHLPCEDQPITSRMAMICGTSTCHMAISEQPLFVPGVWGPCLSAMVPDMWLNEGGQSATGRLIEHMVKGHTAYTQLQEQARQRCPFAGENIYSYLNSHLSSMANSGSAVDLLGSGLHVWPDFHGNRSPLADPTLKGMVIGLSLSQTLDDLALLYLATVQALALGTLHILEAMREAGHDIRTLFLCGGLSKNTLFVQIHANATGLPVVLPDQMEAVLIGAAVLGACASQDYGTIQEAMEKMAKVGKVVWPDRELQGFYERKYKVFLRLFAHQREYQTLMNQR; encoded by the exons ATGGCAGAGGTTTATTATGTTGGAGTGGACGTGGGCACTGCCAGTGTGAGGGCAGCTCTGGTGACCAGGACAGGACTGCTGAAGAGCACTGCAGAAGAGCCTATCAGCATCTGGGAGCCCCAGTCAGACCACTATGTCCAGTCCTCCTCTGAGATCTGGGACAGAGTCTGCACAGTTGTCCAG AGAGTAACCCAGGATGTGGAGAGGAGCCAGGTACGAGGGATTGGCTTTGATGCCACCTGCTCACTTGTGGTTTTGGACCAAAGCTTCCAGCCTGTACCCGTCAATGAGCATG GTGACAGACAAAGGAACGTGGTGATGTGGATGGACCATCGAGCAGAAGAGCAGGCCGCACGTATCACAAACACCAGCCACAGGGTCCTGAGCAGGGTGGGAGGGGTTATGTCACCAGAGATGCAACCCCCAAAGCTGCTGTGGCTCAAAGAG AATCTCAGAGAAAGTTGCTGGAACAAAGCGGCCCATTTTTTCGACCTTCCAGACTTCCTTTCATGGAAGGCGACAGGCTCTTTGACACG GTCTTTATGCACTCTTGTGTGTAAATGGACATACTGTCCTCCAGAGGGATGGGACACTAGTTTTTGGACCAGCATAGGACTGGAGGATCTCCTGGAAAACAGCTGTTCTAGAATAG GCAGTCTGACGTGTTCTCCAGGGAGCCCGTTGGGAGACGGCCTCACCCAGGAGGCAGCAGCAGATCTTGGTTTGGACCCTGGAACAGCAGTTGGTGCTTCACTCATCGATGCTCATGCTGGAGGCCTTG GTGTGATTGGAGCAGATGTAAAAGGCTTCCACTTACCCTGTGAAGACCAACCAATCACATCCCGAATGGCGATGATCTGTGGGACGTCAACGTGTCACATGGCA ATCAGCGAGCAGCCCCTGTTTGTGCCTGGAGTGTGGGGGCCATGCCTGTCTGCCATGGTACCCGACATGTGGCTCAACGAGGGAGGACAGAGCGCTACAGGAAGGCTG ATCGAGCACATGGTGAAGGGCCACACCGCCTACACTCAGCTCCAGGAACAGGCACGGCAGAG ATGTCCTTTTGCGGGTGAGAACATTTACAGCTACCTGAACAGCCACCTGAGTTCAATGGCAAACTCTGGCTCTGCCGTCGACCTGCTGGGCTCTGGTCTTCATGTGTGGCCAGACTTTCACGGGAACAGGTCGCCGCTGGCTGACCCTACGCTGAAGGGCATG GTAATTGGGCTGTCGCTCTCTCAAACCCTGGATGACTTGGCTCTGCTCTATTTGGCGACTGTGCAAGCCCTCGCC CTTGGTACTCTTCATATTCTGGAGGCCATGAGAGAAGCAGGACACGACATTCGAACCCTCTTCCTGTGTGGCGGATTGAGCAAAAACACCCTGTTTGTACAGATCCACGCCAACGCTACAG GGCTGCCTGTGGTGTTGCCTGATCAGATGGAGGCCGTGTTAATAGGAGCAGCAGTCCTGGGTGCATGTGCGTCACAGGACTACGGCACGATACAG gAGGCGATGGAGAAGATGGCCAAAGTGGGGAAAGTTGTTTGGCCTGACCGTGAACTCCAGGG CTTCTATGAGAGAAAGTACAAGGTGTTCCTGCGACTGTTTGCCCACCAGAGGGAGTATCAGACCCTCATGAACCAGAGATGA